One Misgurnus anguillicaudatus chromosome 20, ASM2758022v2, whole genome shotgun sequence DNA segment encodes these proteins:
- the zdhhc18b gene encoding palmitoyltransferase ZDHHC18-B isoform X3, translating to MMKNREYQQIDPQALATPTPTPTPPTRPLPEHRSKRARRKWEVFPGKNRFCCDGRIIVARQSGVLPLTLGLILLTSGLFFIFDCPFLVKHLTRFIPAIGGVLFVFVIISLLQTSFTDPGILPRATPEEAADIEKQIDKPTSSSSSYRPPPRTKEVVINQQVVKLKYCFTCKIFRPPRTSHCSLCDNCVERFDHHCPWVGNCVGKRNYRFFYTFIVSLSLLTAFIFGCVTTHLALRSQGGNGLVIALQESPASALELVVCFFSVWSILGLSGFHTYLVAANLTTNEDIKGSWSAKSGNEDVGNPYSYNNIIKNCCAVLCGPMPPSLIDRRGFVPSDDSVQTSPVETQLPAAKNDINMEKDCLDFALSCAS from the exons atgatgaaaaatcGGGAGTATCAACAAATAGACCCACAGGCACTCGCGACACCCACGCCGACTCCGACGCCTCCAACACGACCTCTTCCCGAGCACAGGAGCAAACGAGCTCGGAGAAAATGGGAGGTGTTTCCCGGGAAAAACCGCTTTTGTTGCGATGGACGCATCATTGTGGCGCGTCAGAGCGGCGTGTTGCCTCTCACGCTCGGGCTTATCCTGCTCACCAGTGGACTGTTTTTCATATTCGA CTGCCCATTCCTGGTGAAACATCTCACCCGCTTCATCCCAGCAATTGGAGGGGTCCTATTTGTTTTTGTGATCATCTCTCTTCTTCAGACAAGCTTCACAGACCCTGGGATTCTGCCCAGAGCAACTCCAGAAGAGGCTGCAGACATTGAGAAACAGATTG ACAAGCCAACTAGCTCTTCCTCATCCTACCGCCCCCCTCCGCGCACCAAAGAGGTCGTCATCAACCAGCAGGTGGTTAAACTGAAGTACTGCTTTACCTGTAAGATTTTCCGCCCTCCTCGCACCTCCCACTGTAGCCTGTGTGATAACTGTGTGG AGCGGTTTGATCATCACTGCCCCTGGGTCGGGAACTGTGTGGGAAAACGCAACTATCGCTTTTTCTACACCTTCATCGTGTCGCTGTCTCTTCTCACAGCCTTCATCTTTGGTTGTGTAACCACACACCTGGCTCTGA GGTCACAAGGAGGAAATGGGCTGGTCATCGCTCTTCAAGAAAGTCCTGCCAG TGCTCTTGAATTAGTGGTCTGCTTTTTTTCTGTGTGGTCCATTTTAGGCCTCTCAGGCTTCCATACATACCTTGTAGCTGCAAATCTTACCACCAATGAGGAT ATTAAAGGTTCCTGGTCAGCAAAAAGTGGAAATGAGGATGTTGGAAATCCTTACAGCTATAACAATATCATCAAAAACTGCTGTGCTGTCCTCTGTGGACCCATGCCGCCCAG TTTGATTGACAGGCGAGGGTTTGTGCCCTCTGATGACTCCGTTCAGACCAGCCctgtagaaactcaacttccaGCTGCTAAAAACGACATAAACATG GAAAAAGATTGCCTGGATTTTGCCCTGTCTTGTGCCAGTTGA